The genome window CGGTGATGGCCTTCATCGACACGTCCGAATCGCTTGTCGCCATGCAGGTGCAGCAGATCGCGGTGCGCAATATCGAGGCCGGACAGCCGGCGGATGTCACCTTCAAGGTGCTGCCCGGCGAGGTGTTCACCGCGACCGTCGAACAGCTCATTCCGGCGAACGCGCTCGGTCAGGCGATGGTGTCGGGCATGGCCGCGAACCCAACCCAGCTTGGGGCGGTGCCGTTCGTTGCGTTGCTCAAGCTGGACGATACTGCGGCTGCCGAGCGGCTGCCGAGCGGTGCCTTTGGCAAAGCGGCGATCTACACCAAGTCCGGCGAGGCCGGCCACATCATCCGCAAGATCACGCTGTGGATGGATGCCTGGCTGAACTACGTCGTACCGTTCTGATTTCGCTCAGCTGAGGAAGTCGAGCAGGGACAGACCGAGGATCTTGGCGAGCGCCGCATAGGACGCCTCAAGCTGCGTCTCGTAGGACGATATCTCGACGGCGACCTCGGCGATATCAACCTCGGTCGCCGCGGAGAGCAGTTCACCGGCAAGCGACACGGCGTTCTCGTTGCGCTCGATCGCAGCTTCAAGACGCCCGGCATCGAGCGATAGCTCGGTCTGGCCGGCGAGGATTTCGTCCAACGCCTCGGTCAGCAGGTCCATGCCGGTTTCACGCGCGTCGTCCGTCAACGTTGCGTCGGTGACGGTGGCGAAGCTCGCCAGCACCCGCAGCGCCTTTTCGAGCCCGCTCTGGTTTGCGGTCAGTCCATAGTCGACCACCTCGGACGACGACACCCGCACCGACGAGGTGCGGTCATTGCCCTGGTAGTAGTCCGAGTTCGTCGTTGTCAGCGTTGTCATGTCGTAGCTGACGCCATCGAGCGAAACGGCCTCGTTGCCGGTGTT of Hyphomicrobiales bacterium contains these proteins:
- the flgL gene encoding flagellar biosynthesis protein FlgL (with FlgK acts as a hook filament junction protein to join the flagellar filament to the hook), producing MTAMRVATFSLSSQMLQASMAANARMSELQLQEASGLVSFDYGGLGGKAGDVIDLETTTARLTTYSDAATTAVNRIETAYDAMSSITDLLTNFTSTLSSSSTGSGAETVASAAESARDELIALLNTQFNGRYLFAGSNTGNEAVSLDGVSYDMTTLTTTNSDYYQGNDRTSSVRVSSSEVVDYGLTANQSGLEKALRVLASFATVTDATLTDDARETGMDLLTEALDEILAGQTELSLDAGRLEAAIERNENAVSLAGELLSAATEVDIAEVAVEISSYETQLEASYAALAKILGLSLLDFLS